Proteins from a genomic interval of Pectinophora gossypiella chromosome 4, ilPecGoss1.1, whole genome shotgun sequence:
- the LOC126366537 gene encoding uncharacterized protein LOC126366537 — MTSTLPVLRRKRSSYRSKLTQFIAYLDVITTCEKPSSAQLSELNIRLTKVEEWYNEYDILQVEIEGCTEISDADCEKEYQYREKFDAEYFASVGRARDFASRFASPQPGRDNVSSAASVSGTVLATELQKRTKWQHNKGELLVGDMVLVKDDRLPPNRWLLGRVTCLHPGPDGISRVADVTTATGSIRRAYNRLCPLPAHEPSLEQDVPTPGACSRTQ, encoded by the exons ATGACGAGTACGTTGCCAGTACTACGACGAAAACGTAGTTCATATCGATCAAAACTAACTCAATTCATCGCCTATTTAGACGTTATTACCACATGCGAAAAACCTAGTAGCGCACAGCTTAGCGAACTTAATATTAGGTTAACCAAGGTCGAGGAATGGTATAATGAATATGATATATTACAAGTTGAAATAGAAGGTTGCACGGAAATTTCAGATGCGGACTGTGAGAAGGAGTACCAATATCGCGAGAAGTTCGATGCTGAGTACTTCGCGAGCGTCGGCAGAGCGCGAGATTTCGCGAGCAGGTTTGCCTCTCCGCAGCCAGGCAGAGACAACGTGTCGTCGGCAGCCTCCGTGTCTGGTACTGTACTTGCAACAG AGCTACAAAAAAGAACCAAATGGCAGCATAACAAAGGAGAGCTACTAGTCGGCGACATGGTCCTCGTGAAGGACGATCGCCTTCCGCCTAACCGCTGGCTGCTGGGAAGAGTCACCTGCCTACACCCCGGACCTGACGGCATCTCACGCGTCGCTGACGTCACCACTGCGACCGGAAGCATTCGGAGAGCTTACAACCGGCTGTGCCCCCTACCAGCACATGAACCATCTTTGGAACAGGATGTTCCAACCCCGGGAGCCTGTTCACGCACACAATGA